The sequence GTGTTAACACTTTAATTGAACCAAACACAACCTTAAACtatccactatttttttttctctttattgttattaattttatagtttagcttctttttttttactttatttctattcatttaaaaattacactTAATATTATGGgtcaactcaattttaaaatttaaaatttatcctcatatataatataaaaataaacaactaaaatttaccattaaaaaaaaaacttcatcaatcaaaatctaatttatttcttttctcatttctaAGAATACAATTGCAAACCATTATTCATCCCCTTCTCCTCCATTCTTTCTGTCACCAACCAAACCTACCTTACTGTCTAAACTGCAGAATCAAACTCCCTCTACTCTTTTCTcctttattatttcaataactGACCAGACCTTCTATTTCCCTCACCACACATCCTCAAATCATTTAAAGCCTATttgtaaatataatttgttttgaaagcATTGTAAACAAGCCTAGGGTTTAGTGCATGCTTTGGATTAATATGACAAGATTCATAAGAAAATTCAAGGTCAGCGTGCTTTTATGGGTCCAAGAGGctagaaaaaatgaccaaattaAAGAtcaatgggataaaaaaaaaagatcaaattaaagtCTTGATAGTTCTATTAGtatcttttttgtaaaaaaaaaaatgttaatatgaAGATAATAGGTTTCTCACATGTTGTCATAAAGGTAGATATAATGGCAGCAAGAGACCAATTAAGGTGAGAAACATTCATATAAGTAACAACACTACTAGTATATGGATAAGACATGGATATACAAAACATAATGTTGAAATTCACACTCATAATGTTCATGTGGTTGTTAGAAATgagatgaatttgattttttttttttttggaattgctTCTGCAAGTTTtccaattattaatttatataagtttCCATAATATAGGTGTGAGTTTGTTACATTTTGCACATTTTACACATGTTATAATCAGAAGTTGCttgtaatggaaaaaaaaacaattgcagtAGCACTAACAGTTGTTATTACCATTATTGAAGGATTAAAGAGCAAAATCAACACGTGATTCATGCCATTAAAGTAGTTAAGCTAAATTAGTTAGTCAGTTGAGATTAGTTGGAAGTCAAGTTAGTTGAAGACTTACAGTGTATAAAACTTGTAACATGCATTTCATAAGGaacaagtaataataatataatacatttctcttcttctctattCTCTCCTATgctatcttcttctttatttctctcATTTCTTTCCTTATTAGCCAACAACTAAACAATTAGTATTAGAGCCTAACTTGGACATAAAGTAAATACCTTGACtcaaaattatagaaaacaatAAGATGAAAATTGTTGAAGAACATTGCAGGAGATTTAAGGAAAGATTGCAAGGCCTTCACTAGGAATTTTAATAATCATTGGCTAATCAACAAAGCAAATGGAAAGAACAGTGCGTAGAGCAAAATGAAAGAGCTAACAGATCAGTTTATAAATTGAAGCATTATCAAATCAATTCCAACCGTTTCTTGTAATCAATTGAAGCATTATCAAATGCTTGGAAAAGAAATTAGAGCCAGTTATAGAGGAATATTGAATACTCTAACAATGGAAAAAGAAATTAGCACCCACAACGATCAAGAAAGAGTGTTACAAGAGATCAAGAACAATGTAATGagagattaaattaataattagtaaCATCACAAGATAGAGTATAATTTGTGTTTTCCAAGGATTAATCTAGGAAGATAATCCAAGGGTTGGTTGAGGAAATATAGGAAATCCTTCAAGATCAACTTAATTTCTATACAATAGTGGGTTGAGATAACATCTCTTTACATAAAAAGGAAGACATAGATTTGGTTTGAAGGTTATATATGTAATATTGAACATATAATAAACTAAGATGAATTTTCAGAAACTTTGTGCAATAGATTTGGTAATAGAGATGATATAGTATAGGAATTCAATGAGTTAGTGCAAAAAGGCAATGTGTATGAATATTTAGAGAAATTTGAGGAACTAAAATCTCTTATGTATGCATTGAACTCTTCACTTCTTTAATTCTACTACATTTCTAGTTTTGTGAGTTAAGTGAAAGAAGATGTTAAACCAATGTTGAAAATACTCAAACAATTAAGGAAGTTTTTTACTgataataattatcataaacatgattatggaaatttttattattaaatccatAGTATTATATCATATTCAAaccataattaataataaactagattaacaaaaaacaataattagagATGTAATATATcgctttttcttatttaaactAAAGTTTGAGtattttaaaactttgattttttttttaatcaaataatgcTAAGTTTCAATGTAAAATTTTGAAACAATGCTAATATGGTAAATACATAAATTACTTGTAGGAGAAGTGACAAATTTGTtgacaagaaaatataattattttgtccTCTACTAAAAAGACTTTGATATTAGaatataaagtgtttttttaaaataatttttatttaaaaatatattaaaatattttttatttttttttatttttaacaccaacaaatcaaaatcattttaaaacattataaaaagaatattaatttaatatatattttttgtaatttaagttattttttaaagaagcactcaaaaacaaaaatcaccgAAACTCCCAATCAGGTTCTAAACGTGCAAGCATACTtgcttttaaattaatattattttacatgaCTAGTATTGAAACTGATGCATTTACCAAATTCTCTCCCATTTGCAATCTCATTGACTCTTTTAAAATGACTTTACATGAACAGTTGAGTTCTTTACTGGAGCTTGACATGAGAATGTCCCACAGCTTGTGGTTCCAATTGCAATAGCTACGAAATCTCACTAGCATTTtctatatgattattaattatcGACATATTAGCACGAAGGAATTGTCTCTAGAGATACATGGATGGAAGGATGATAAGATGGAATGCGATCTCCCACTTGGGGCACTACAAGGACATGCTCGAGCCACAGAGGCTCCAACTCTGCAGGTAATTTTGTAACTCTTAACTAATATATATTGTCTGAAacaattttgtattttcagtATATAATCATAACATGTCAAGCTTCTACaatgtagtttttttatgaggttcAACACAGAAGCTTGCTGGTTAGCTAAGGAAAAGTCTAGCTTCTCTTGGAACCCATTTTCGATATCGACTCATGTTCTCCATCACCTCCGGTCATTCACAGGAGTCCACCATAGTGGCTAACACTTCATGTTCGTCAACCTGTAGTCTACGAGCACTTCTTCATCACAGAGTGCCCTAGTAGCGACGAGTACGAGAGTCTTGAGAACAGGAACATTGGATTCATTGCTTATGGAACTGAACCAAAAACTGCCATATCTTCTAATATTCACTTCTGGATTTGCAAACGATACATTTGGTATGTAGGTCCTCATATCCATCTCGGTCAGTGGGAAGTCATAAGGGCAAGCCATAGCATTTTGATGCATGCCCGTTGCTACCTGGTTGGCAAAATGAGCCAAAGCTAATGGGTTTCTCCTCTCCAAGACATCACCAACAGAACCAACCCCAGTACCTTCCAAAGGCTTACTCAACACCCTCCAGACTAGCTCTGGACCATCTTTACCAGTACTTTGCACATTAGGCATGATTTCTGGCACTGTGAAGCCATCCCACACTTCACGAATTTCACCACCAAAACCCCAAGGTTGTGCATTGATAACTGTCCCATCATGTCTAGTGATCAAGTACGGGTTCCGGGCATGAATTCTTGGGTACCCTGGGATGTACTGGTAATAAGCAGGACTGTGTATGATGCCAGGGTATATGGCAATAACAGCACCAGCGTCAGCCTTGCCGTTTATGAGGAAACCTTGTCCAGCTTTTTCATGGGGCATCAGAGATGGCTTCACATCAAGTGTGTAACCAATGTGATCCTTTAAACTCTGTGATACTTCAGCATGACTCAACCGCCTCATCTCAGGTATAGCTGTgccaaaaaacatcattaatcgAAATTGAAGGATATAAGTTTAGTCACAGATAAGGGCTTGTGCCTCTGACTGTATCCCTATCCGTTAATTCAGTCCTTTCTGTTTCATGTAACTGTACTCTTTTAGGGATTAAATGCTCCTAATGGCATTGGGTATGGTTCCAGTGATATTGAGCAATATATAACTTGTCAATAATATATACTGGGTActttataatcaaaattatctCAGAGCTACACCATTAATatggaaaagaaattattataaaGCATAAAAGAAGCAACGGTAAGCCAACATCAAGAAATGAGCAAATATGTGACAGGTGCAATGTAAGATCAGCTGGGCAATTTAAGTTTCAGGGTgggtattattttataaattaatatggaGACGACTTTCAGTAAACTAACATGTGGGATTGAACTCATAAACTCACCATGACAATCAGTTGGTGGACCACTCTTGCCAACAGCAAAAGCATTTGATTGTGCAGGTGCTTCATCCTTCGTACTTCTCTTTCTCGCATCAGGAAGAAGAATATCATTCATAGCTGTGCAgaagtttttaatttgaaaatggaTGTTTTCTTGGATCTGTTTCTGCTGTTCagcaacataaaatttattggcCATTTCAATGATATCCTTTGCGTCGGCCTTATCAGCATTCCTTCCCAAACGATTGCAGCTGAAAACTTTACCTCTCATTAGCAACTCAAGATACTCAAAAGAACAAGCAATTACTGATCTAATGTTGAGATAAAGCTACATTGAAGATGAACCAATTTAATACAATATAAAAGAACCAAAGTACTTGAAAAAGAAGtttcaaaattaagttttagaATATTTCTCCAGCACTTCAAACAAAAGAAAGTCGAACAATTGTCAAATTTGAGAGTAAGATCAAAGCAATTACAAAATTTGAGAGCAAGAtcaaagcaagaaaaaacacTAAACTTGAACTTCTGAACTTCAACTTTCTGATAATATTACCAGAGATTtagattaaaaagagaaaagaaaaaaaaaatcttgcaaatCAGATGGTGAGCCAATATAATTCCAACAATATTTTGAAAGAACCCAGCCTGCAAAATGTACACTAAGAGAAGCAACATACACCCAATGACagcatagaaaacaaaaggacaCACAAACCTGGTTAAAATAAAGAGACGTTTAAGGTCCCTTGTACTTGTAGCATCCGTGGGACTTTTGGCTAGAGTTTTCA is a genomic window of Populus alba chromosome 5, ASM523922v2, whole genome shotgun sequence containing:
- the LOC118057073 gene encoding uncharacterized protein, which codes for MKYVNGYKEITFTKPTWVFQSTKHKTIPDSKCYSVAAAVSSMTSLFHKFQEVVKTLAKSPTDATSTRDLKRLFILTSCNRLGRNADKADAKDIIEMANKFYVAEQQKQIQENIHFQIKNFCTAMNDILLPDARKRSTKDEAPAQSNAFAVGKSGPPTDCHAIPEMRRLSHAEVSQSLKDHIGYTLDVKPSLMPHEKAGQGFLINGKADAGAVIAIYPGIIHSPAYYQYIPGYPRIHARNPYLITRHDGTVINAQPWGFGGEIREVWDGFTVPEIMPNVQSTGKDGPELVWRVLSKPLEGTGVGSVGDVLERRNPLALAHFANQVATGMHQNAMACPYDFPLTEMDMRTYIPNVSFANPEVNIRRYGSFWFSSISNESNVPVLKTLVLVATRALCDEEVLVDYRLTNMKC